One region of Natronorubrum aibiense genomic DNA includes:
- a CDS encoding DUF447 domain-containing protein codes for MNGDHGHDDNGEPTDSADWPVSLSGVTESVVTTLGPNDLWNAAPLGLFANGDGPITARTWGKTRTRGNFHRQGEAYVQFVDDPVVFADAALSIVEGEEPILEAANAWARVTVESLESGTDDGTDWERWALHPVDAEIRRERVPTIDRGFGAVIEATVAASRLGVSGYDDDDLRDRLEYYASVVDRAGSTREREALERVRDHSSW; via the coding sequence GGCCCGTCTCGCTATCGGGCGTCACCGAATCCGTCGTGACGACGCTTGGACCGAACGACCTGTGGAACGCCGCGCCGCTGGGGCTGTTCGCCAACGGCGACGGACCCATCACCGCGCGAACGTGGGGGAAGACCCGTACTCGAGGCAACTTCCACCGACAGGGCGAGGCCTACGTCCAGTTCGTCGACGACCCCGTCGTCTTCGCCGACGCCGCACTCTCGATCGTCGAAGGCGAGGAGCCGATCCTCGAGGCCGCGAACGCGTGGGCCCGGGTCACCGTCGAGTCGCTCGAGTCGGGCACCGACGACGGAACTGACTGGGAGCGGTGGGCACTGCACCCCGTTGACGCCGAGATCCGCCGCGAGCGCGTGCCGACGATCGACCGCGGCTTCGGGGCCGTCATCGAGGCCACCGTCGCCGCCTCGAGACTCGGCGTTTCGGGCTACGACGACGACGACCTTCGCGACCGCCTCGAGTACTACGCGTCGGTCGTCGACCGCGCCGGCAGCACGCGCGAGCGCGAGGCGCTCGAGCGCGTGCGCGACCATTCGTCCTGGTGA